GACAAACCCCGCGACCGGCTCGCGACCATGCATCACCGGATGGATCGCATCAAGCACTCAGACGAAGCCGTGCTGACCTTTGGCATCCAACGTGTGGTGTCCATGAGTCCTGGACCGGTGGCCTTCTCACTGACCAACTTCTTCGCCAACAAGGCGGTAGGCGTCCTGACCAACGTGCCCGGGCCACGCGGCGAGATGACGTTCGCAGGCGCCCCTGTGCGACAGGTCGTGGGATTCGCACCGTGTTCGGGTGACCAGCCGATGACCGCGACCATCTTCAGTTACAACGGCGAGGTCACCGTCGGTTTCGCCACCGACGCGGGCTTGATCCCGGATCCAGAGGCGCTCGCCGATCTCGTCGTGGCCAGCATCGACGAACTCGCTGAGGCCGTCGGCGTCGGCTGACTCCGGGCTGCTCAGGCGATGATCAGGTCATCGTCGCCCGTGGGCATCTCCAGCGGGCGGTAGGTGTAGAAGAACGTGCACGGAGTGGACGCGTTGTTGGCGGCCTCGTGCGGAACACCCGGCGGGACGTAGACGTAAGAACCCGGACCGACGTCCTTGCCCATCATGTGGCAGGTCCCATCAAGAATCAGGATGTGGTGATGGGCCGCGTGGTGAGTGTGCTCGGGATTGATCGCCCCACCATCGATCTGCATCAGACCGAGCACAGTGGCTCCGGACTGCCACAGCACCTTGTGCCGGAC
This genomic stretch from Candidatus Nanopelagicales bacterium harbors:
- a CDS encoding cupin domain-containing protein, producing the protein MERNDLGRVIVDSAADIDAIEWIANDATPGVRHKVLWQSGATVLGLMQIDGGAINPEHTHHAAHHHILILDGTCHMMGKDVGPGSYVYVPPGVPHEAANNASTPCTFFYTYRPLEMPTGDDDLIIA